A single region of the Rhodospirillales bacterium genome encodes:
- the yajC gene encoding preprotein translocase subunit YajC, producing MIEVPTPEAAGAGTVPGAQSTFAWNMGLIAILVVMFYLLLIRPQQKRFKEHKEMLDGLKKGDKVVTAGGLIGKLDKLISDEEVLVDLGNGIKVTAMRNTIQTKVEK from the coding sequence ATGATCGAAGTTCCGACGCCCGAAGCCGCAGGGGCCGGGACGGTTCCGGGCGCCCAGTCCACCTTTGCGTGGAATATGGGACTGATCGCCATTCTTGTGGTGATGTTTTACCTGCTCTTGATTCGTCCGCAGCAAAAACGGTTCAAGGAGCATAAGGAGATGCTCGACGGCCTCAAAAAAGGCGACAAAGTCGTCACGGCCGGGGGATTGATCGGCAAGCTCGACAAGCTTATCAGCGATGAAGAAGTCCTGGTGGATCTGGGCAACGGCATCAAAGTAACCGCTATGCGCAACACGATCCAGACGAAAGTCGAGAAGTAG
- a CDS encoding peptidoglycan DD-metalloendopeptidase family protein — translation MRNDLSFRAQARNPGYRHEIPPRIRAFGMTVLLILLAGCFGTQAPAPSISYGTQKGAGSAGIHTVLSGDTVYNVSKQYQLPMRDIIVLNHLSPPYRLNVGYRMKLPPPNEYRVQSGDTLYGVGRLFDVSVNRLVKLNNLRPPYVISQGQVLRLPSPSSPSSSPSSRSSSPKREGGAAQAQSVKRNEGENVVPSRKPVLQKASAARPKLPDKTPKRSGNAKFMRPVEGTVLSSYGPKKDGLHNDGINIKAPRGAPVRSAENGVAVYTGNELEGYGNLVLVRHEGGWMSAYAHLDKILIKRGDTLRRGQSLGTVGSSGQVDSPQLHFEIRRGTKAVDPQKYL, via the coding sequence ATGAGAAACGATTTGTCATTTCGAGCGCAAGCGAGAAATCCCGGATACCGGCATGAGATTCCTCCGCGCATTCGCGCGTTCGGAATGACAGTGCTGTTGATTTTACTGGCGGGCTGCTTCGGCACGCAGGCGCCGGCGCCGAGCATCAGTTACGGAACGCAAAAAGGGGCGGGAAGCGCCGGGATTCACACGGTTTTAAGCGGGGACACGGTTTATAATGTCTCCAAACAATATCAATTGCCGATGCGCGATATCATTGTCCTGAATCATCTAAGCCCGCCATACCGGTTGAATGTCGGCTACCGGATGAAACTTCCGCCGCCGAACGAATACCGGGTGCAGTCCGGCGATACGCTCTACGGCGTGGGAAGGCTTTTCGATGTAAGCGTGAACCGTCTTGTAAAACTCAACAATTTACGGCCGCCTTATGTGATTTCGCAGGGGCAGGTTTTGCGGCTTCCTTCGCCTTCCTCTCCTTCATCTTCTCCTTCCTCCCGGTCTTCGTCCCCTAAACGAGAGGGCGGCGCCGCGCAAGCGCAAAGCGTCAAAAGAAACGAAGGCGAAAACGTGGTTCCTTCGAGAAAGCCGGTTTTGCAAAAGGCCTCGGCAGCGCGGCCCAAACTTCCCGACAAAACGCCAAAGCGCTCCGGCAATGCAAAATTCATGCGGCCTGTGGAAGGAACGGTCCTGTCGTCTTACGGGCCGAAAAAAGACGGGCTGCACAATGACGGGATCAATATCAAGGCGCCGCGCGGCGCGCCCGTTCGTTCGGCGGAAAACGGCGTGGCGGTTTATACGGGCAATGAGCTTGAGGGGTACGGAAACCTTGTGCTGGTGCGGCATGAAGGCGGCTGGATGAGCGCGTATGCCCATCTGGATAAAATCCTGATCAAGCGGGGTGATACGCTGCGGCGCGGGCAGTCTTTGGGGACGGTCGGCTCCAGCGGACAGGTGGACAGCCCGCAGCTTCATTTTGAAATCCGGCGCGGCACAAAGGCCGTCGATCCGCAGAAATATCTCTAA